From the Montipora capricornis isolate CH-2021 chromosome 2, ASM3666992v2, whole genome shotgun sequence genome, one window contains:
- the LOC138039236 gene encoding uncharacterized protein, translating to MQYITVDQIIRMISSYGLGALIAKFDVEAAYRNIAVHPSDRYLLGMRWRKHYYVDLALPFGLRSAPYIFNSVADMVEWILLHTHNVSALLHYLDDFITAGPPDTNQCAENLATSIAVCRSLGLPLHPDKCIGPSTRLVVLGIELDSVAQVACLPSDKLLALQVLLQSWQNRRWCTRRELESLIGHLHHAAKVVWPGRTFLRRMINLLQCFRKRDHPIRLNSEFHLDLQWWLQFLSSWHGVYFWLFPGMSATPDLEVTSDASGSLGFGAYFNGEWFSGAWVSSQASHSIAYKELFPIIIAAHVWGPHFARRHVSTPGSVASSVHSTSSPGRIDWLSLERQCQFLLAHGLADSTRRSYASGQRKFVNFCAHLGKLHPSGSPCPTDEWTLCLFATFLAGSVQHSSIKVYLSAVRALHIEEGFPDPLVNCLRLQRVLRGIKRTQGSPEAQRLPITDHILMIIFRSLDLSIFDHCMFWAACNLAYFGFLRSAEFTVPNLASFTPALHLSVGDISVDSDANPSCLRVRIKASKTDPFRKGCFVHIGRGRFPLCALQAVLAYLAVRGNSGGPLFLFQDGRPLTRAVLTARLREILAGAGVSGNFSSHSFRIGAATVAARNGIPDHLIQALGRWCSSAYQSYIRTPSESLASLSSHLASGSVGS from the exons ATGCAATACATCACGGTTGATCAGATCATTCGTATGATCTCAAGCTATGGCTTAGGTGCCCTGATTGCTAAATTCGATGTTGAGGCAGCCTACCGCAACATAGCTGTCCATCCATCTGATCGATATCTCTTGGGTATGAGATGGCGGAAGCACTATTATGTTGATTTAGCGTTACCATTTGGCCTCCGCTCTGCTCCTTATATTTTCAATTCTGTGGCGGACATGGTGGAGTGGATTCTCCTACATACACACAATGTTTCTGCGCTGTTACATTATTTAGACGATTTTATTACTGCAGGACCGCCAGATACTAACCAATGTGCTGAGAACTTAGCCACTTCCATAGCTGTTTGCCGTTCCTTAGGACTTCCACTCCACCCGGATAAGTGCATTGGCCCGTCCACGCGTTTAGTTGTTTTGGGCATTGAGTTAGACTCAGTGGCTCAGGTGGCCTGCCTCCCCTCGGACAAGCTCCTTGCTTTACAGGTGCTGCTGCAGTCGTGGCAGAATCGTCGCTGGTGTACTCGGCGCGAACTGGAGTCCCTCATTGGCCACTTACATCATGCCGCCAAGGTCGTGTGGCCCGGTCGTACCTTCCTGCGTCGTATGATCAATCTGCTCCAGTGTTTTCGTAAACGGGACCATCCAATCCGCCTGAATTCTGAATTTCACCTGGATCTTCAGTGGTGGCTTCAGTTTTTGTCCTCTTGGCATGGCGTCTATTTTTGGTTGTTTCCCGGCATGTCGGCCACCCCTGACCTCGAAGTTACATCGGACGCATCCGGTTCCCTTGGCTTTGGTGCTTACTTCAATGGGGAGTGGTTCAGCGGCGCATGGGTTTCTTCTCAAGCCTCTCACTCTATCGCCTATAAAGAGTTGTTCCCGATTATCATTGCCGCTCATGTTTGGGGGCCCCACTTCGCCAGGCGCCAT GTTAGCACCCCAGGCTCAGTCGCTTCCAGTGTCCATTCCACCTCATCTCCTGGAAGAATTGATTGGCTCTCATTAGAGCGGCAGTGCCAGTTCCTGTTAGCCCATGGTTTGGCTGACTCCACCCGGAGATCTTACGCATCTGGCCAGAGGAAATTTGTCAACTTCTGTGCGCATTTGGGCAAGTTGCATCCCAGTGGCTCCCCGTGCCCCACCGATGAATGGACATTGTGCCTCTTTGCCACTTTTCTGGCGGGATCGGTTCAGCACTCTTCGATTAAAGTTTACCTTTCAGCAGTTCGTGCCCTGCATATCGAAGAAGGCTTCCCAGACCCTCTGGTGAACTGTCTACGTTTGCAGCGAGTTCTTCGTGGGATCAAACGGACCCAAGGTTCCCCTGAGGCTCAGCGCCTTCCTATTACGGATCACATTTTGATGATCATCTTTAGGTCTTTGGATTTATCAATTTTCGACCACTGCATGTTTTGGGCCGCCTGCAACCTAGCATATTTCGGCTTCCTCCGATCTGCTGAATTTACTGTTCCTAATTTGGCTAGTTTCACCCCGGCACTCCACTTAAGTGTCGGTGACATTTCGGTAGACTCTGACGCCAATCCTTCCTGCCTGCGCGTGCGGATTAAAGCCTCCAAGACTGACCCTTTTCGGAAAGGCTGCTTTGTCCACATTGGCCGGGGACGCTTTCCTCTGTGCGCCCTTCAAGCTGTTTTGGCCTATTTGGCTGTGAGAGGGAACTCGGGTGGCcctctctttcttttccaggaTGGTCGGCCCCTAACTCGCGCTGTCCTCACTGCTCGTCTCAGAGAAATCCTTGCTGGAGCGGGTGTGTCGGGCAATTTCTCCAGTCACAGTTTTCGCATTGGTGCGGCCACGGTGGCAGCTCGCAACGGCATCCCCGATCACCTTATTCAGGCCTTGGGTCGTTGGTGTAGTTCAGCTTACCAGTCGTACATTCGCACTCCATCCGAGTCATTGGCTTCCCTCTCTTCTCATCTCGCGTCTGGCTCAGTTGGCTCGTGA
- the LOC138038830 gene encoding uncharacterized protein, translating into MLSRLCELTRWVVCSPGSSSTAAASEACKLLISSCNAEMRFFAATRDLFKSSITFFLIFTRSASSWASLFSSSISRFFSSNSAASSNKKVSLLTGLSLRTVITALQRLRDICSLKILHGNLQLGGRGKTIEIDESMFGHKRKYNRGRVGQGTWVFGMVERGTGRALAFRVPNRTRETLVLGLVQKFVEHGTTIISDKFSPYFNLNSIGYIHLMINHSENFVDPYTGAHSNTIEGVWSQIKRKLKAMNGTVKSKLPSYLDEYNWRKCYPGDPFDNLLEAIAEFCPPN; encoded by the coding sequence ATGCTTTCCAGATTGTGTGAGCTGACACGATGGGTGGTCTGCTCCCCGGGTTCCTCTTCTACTGCTGCTGCATCAGAAGCCTGCAAACTTCTTATCTCCTCCTGCAATGCTGAAATGCGGTTTTTTGCCGCGACCAGAGATTTATTTAAATCTTCTAtaacttttttcttgattttcacaAGGTCAGCAAGTTCCTGGGCATCGCTGTTCAGCTCCTCAATTTCACGATTTTTTTCCTCCAACTCAGCTGCCAGCTCTAATAAAAAGGTATCGCTACTAACCGGATTGTCACTGCGTACGGTCATCACGGCACTTCAGAGGCTCCGAGACATCTGCTCTTTGAAAATTCTACATGGCAACTTGCAGTTGGGCGGCCGAGGAAAAACGATCGAGATCGACGAGTCCATGTTTGGTCACAAACGCAAGTACAACCGCGGGCGGGTCGGTCAAGGCACGTGGGTTTTCGGTATGGTCGAGAGAGGCACTGGACGAGCTCTGGCATTCCGCGTACCGAACAGGACAAGAGAAACCTTGGTGCTTGGACTAGTACAGAAGTTCGTCGAGCATGGAACAACAATAATCTCCGACAAGTTTTCGCCATACTTCAACCTGAACAGTATCGGCTACATACATCTCATGATTAACCACTCCGAGAACTTTGTTGACCCTTACACAGGCGCCCACTCGAACACAATAGAAGGTGTATGGAGTCAAATCAAGAGAAAGCTGAAGGCGATGAACGGGACAGTGAAGAGCAAGCTTCCAAGCTATCTCGACGAGTACAACTGGCGGAAATGCTACCCTGGTGATCCGTTTGACAACTTGCTCGAAGCCATCGCAGAGTTCTGCCCACCAAACTAA